In Brienomyrus brachyistius isolate T26 chromosome 2, BBRACH_0.4, whole genome shotgun sequence, the genomic window ggaggtttacaacctgatccttaaaattatcgacccgtaattccaccttgaaaacccctaaagaacagtagtttaccccatgactcactgccccattcaaacaaaaaaaaaacaggtttttggggtaacctttaggtcagctcttcaaaaccaggtatgaggactcttcagctaatcagtcctctaattagaaatctaattagggagttgcagcgaaaacctgcatacacaccggccctttgcggataagattgttcacccctgaaacaagcaaacagaaaggctgctacactgcaaattcaatatgcccgccgatgctccaccaaatctatcaggaccctgcctgtctttcccgtgcctgctcctttgccaatatgccctaccatcggaacatgcacagccatctcgccccggctatgcctccagtccgaactgcagttcctatacctgcctataattgcctggctacaatccatcccccaaaatgaaattgatgacccaacgatcacagctaagaattctatccccaaaccactggtcttcctccccaaccgaacgatcattcactgaccgtggtaacttataagggttggtatgatgaccagtggtggacctcaccgaacgtttaactggtctctacacctcggggggaacataacctcctccattatacgaggcctacttgtggatgctctattgcgacccctcccaccagccctgtccccgtaaaatcacagagtcctcatccgattccatttctgttgcccctgtgggcaacccagactcaggagacattaccagaacatcttcccctgacataacaaccccctgtggtactggacgcaactctgttcggtgaacttgacggacaaccccgtccccctccattggagttgcagagtaaactgcaccctgatcttggggacaccgaactaccatatacaaacaggcatcccaatgatcctgtattttacctcgaacatggttccgcaaacacaccagctgaccttcatcaaacccctaatcattaaccaactcattgtgtttccgatttcgtggtgtggcttgttcctccaactaagccttcacatactcttgaagcacctgcaaactttcctgatggttttgtacccattcctccaaaggtccaccatactgactgatcccggcaggagcctgaagatagtgtatcggtaatcgaggctcacagccagaccttaaataaaaaggcatcatccagtcatttggtggggtgtagtattgtaagcttctctgctggaggaagtgtgtgaagcaaattgtgcaaaaaaaaatattaaagcaacaccagggaggtttacatctagatccttaaaatgatcgacctgcaattccaccttgaaaatccaattaccatataaaggatacaagatgtaaagatgacaaatgacatggcacacatttgttgtttagactgttgtgtcaggttaattgaaagctgaaggatcttagtgtttactagtctaagtaacagaatgtctaaacactgtgcttgcctttatgggtttttaagcagaacatataggtatagaaacatattaacattacgtttcacgattcactgactggagaataggagaatatacacatcaatattactacttaagttaactaaccctaatcccaacccctattggcacggagcccgccagggttcaggtgagatataaatctgtaatctgtatcaatggttttgctatccatacccaccctattaatgttagcttcccagggtttcttgttagacaagctctgtgtctctctatacccccatttactgcacgactgattgtccatttataaagaatcaaatagggtgaagatggttttagtttacaattactctggaaggtgaccagattaaaaaaaactaaataccatgcctacgtgtatgtaatctccatcacagtccccattttccccataatcctcgttttgatagtgccaatttgtgtaatgtgagtttttttttttttttaaaaactgttatagaagaacatactggatgccacatgtgtacaattacccctttctaattagtggggtccgttgtgtcagctacagcctttactaacatacacataagtatacagtcttacagcacttttgttttccttttgtatttaatggttttccatttagggggcagcatggtggtgcagtggttagcactgttgcctcacacctctagggcccgggttcgagtctccacctgggtcacatgtgtgtggagtttgcatgttctacccatgtcatcgtggggtttcctccgggtactctggtttcccccacagtccaaaaacatgctgaggctaattggagttgctaaattgcccataggagtgtatgcgtgagtgaatagtgtgtgagtgtgccctgcgatgggctggcccgccatcctgagttgttccctgtctcgtgcccattgcttccgggataggctccagaccccccgcgatccagtaggataagcggtttggaaaatggatggatggatggacagttttccatttgaggaattagcaaaaaactgcagtgcatgatgggtaggatctaaaggctgcctaacgcccttaatttgtttgcaatttcgccaggtaggctaccttctttaaactgcgttttgctagactacacatttcgaggtAACACTTTATAATAACAGTACATGAATTAGCATGTACTAATACGTGAATTAGTAATTTCTTGACTATGAACTAATGATGAGCTAAGACATGTATTAATCAAGAACTAATGAAGAACTAACGTAACTACGACATGAGTCATATGAATTAAGGCATGAATAGCACCGCCTTAATTCATGTTAGTTCCTGCATGTtagttaatgtattaattaacactTTGTGGTAAACTAAATCAAACATGTTGTAAAAGAAAGATGGCACAATGCAAAATCATTTAGAAATTTGTCACCTGCAGCTGTCACAAACATCAGTGAATGATTTCACCTAACTCATCCAACATACAGTGATGCATTCACAATTAAGAACAATTGTCTCATCCAATTTTGAGTGATTCTACTGCTGCCGTCCtacaataatgcattcattaagcAGATGCAATTTTTCAATTTAAAATCAGTATTAGCATAGAGATGCTGGTTATCGCTTTGGTTATGTTATGGATCGGTTTACTGTCATATCATCATAATGCACTGAAGTCAGATGTTTGTCTTGTGTTCTTACTCTTCTTTTGACCCACAATTGCCCCTTCAAAAAGTCAACTTTCCTCCTACCATTCAGTTCCTTCTCCATCCAAATGCAGCCACAGGACCTCTGCTCTTCTACTTCTTTACAAACCACCAAAAGGCACAAAAAATCTTATTTACATGTTTATAAAACATGTATAAttgataattttttaaaaatgtcagtTAGGTTAGGGTTGGTCATTAACTCATGACTTAACGATGCATTAAAAAGTCATGAATTCATATTACTTTATAAGTAATTAATATTGAGTAAACAATTATGTGCCCCCCCAAGTAAAGTCATGACATAATGATACACTAACAAGTCATGAATTCATGTTACTTTATACgtaattaataatgaattagcaaTAATGTGCCTTATTTTGCACCAGTATATCCAAGATGATTAGTTTAAATTACATACTCATCAgcgtgtaaccccccccccaaaaaaaaacacagaaatgaaaaggtaaaacacaccttttattttacaaaggtTTAAATATCAGCACACCTTTAATCAACTGGCAAGTTGTATATTATTTACATAAAACTCAACCTAAGATATGCAAAactaaaatcaatatttaaaactgTTTCAAGAATGATCACTTTTAACAATAACATtacacataacattttttttttttttacgatttGTATTAACAAAACATTGACTATTGAGGGAATAGTTCACCCAAAAATGAAAATTTTCATTTACTCACCCTCAAGTAGTTCCAAacctgaatgattttttttccttctgctgaacACAAATGAAGCTATTTGGAAGAATGTTTGTAACCAAGCCGATCTCTGGCCCCCATTGATTACCATAGCATTTTTTCCTACTATGGCAGTCAGTGGTGCCCAAGATCTGTTTGGTAGCAAACATTCATCCAAATAGCTTCCCTTGTGTTCAGCAGAAGAAAAATCTCATACAGATTTGGAACTACTTGAGGGTGAGTAAATGACAATTTTCATTTTTGGGTGTACTATCCCTTTAAGCAACAAGTATACCTCACTTCTTTGATATATCAAGAAGGGCACTGCTCTCTTTCAATTTTTTTATCATGTCTACATTAGGCTGATCCAGGCACCTTGCAAGACAGACATCAGAAAATTTTTGGATGCTTTCTCCCATTTTAAAAGTGGCTCTCAGTGCTTTGTATTCTTCAGGATTTGCAACTGCCAACTCAGCAATGGGGGCTTGCATGACAATTGTGTTTCTGTCAACATTCATTTTGTTGTACGCTTCAGCTTTAGTGAAGCCACCATTTACCAGGTGTAACACTTTGTGGTAGCGTTTGATGGAGTCTTCAGGGTTTTTTACTGGAGGGGAAAGAAGGAAGAAGAATGTTGTACAAGTCCGATATAACAAAGGTGagaattattttaataatgagAATTAGAATTTTGATGTGTGTTATTGCTTTAAGAACAGACTATAAAACCAAAATGTGGTTATGACAACAAACGTGATTCTGTTGTAAAACAGGTTGCATCGCTTCCAGTTAAGGTAATTTGTATGTTCTTTATTAAATATTGTCCAATGAGCCAATACAAACTGAGCATAAACAATGTTTATCACATATGCATTATGATATctaaaagttttatttttttttctcactaaCATTTGGATATTAAACTTGAATAAAAGgccaacaataaaaacaatatgTGCCTACACAGCTTCGCTGCTGACCCCTAATAACTAGATAAGGGTAATCTGCTAACCTAAGGTACAGCAAGTCATTTTCACTGCTAGAGGAGGCACATTGAAAACAACAACAATGGCGGAGAGTGATGATGCTGAGAAGGAGCATGGTTTTCTCTCATTATAATGAATTAGCTGGAAGTAATGTGAGGTTGAATAATAAATGGGTCATAGATCTTATCAAATTTGTCTTATTCAATGGTGTGATAATGCTGTGCAGGTTTATGTTTTCAAAGCAATAATAGTAAAAGTATATTTGAACGTACccacataatttgcaaaactgtTTAATAATTATCTATAACATATACTGTGTTAATTTACATAGCCAGACTTCAGACATGTTAAGTGTcaataaactttaaaaaaaaccctaaccctgtaCTTACATAAACTTTACTTGTAAAGAATCCAAGAGTTAAAGATTAAAACCCTTTCATAAGGGAGGTAGCAAGCTGTAAAATTGCTGCATAGCTACCGCTTTCTCTCGCAGTGTAAGCATTTTGTACAGTGGAGGCAGCGGCAGTCTTGGAGCAACACAGTTACCAGTGTTGTCATGGTTTCTATAGTCGTAAAAGCCGTAAACCGACTAAGGCGGATATGACGCCACTGACAACTCTATTGTCTTGTTATTTACATAACTTCtgttacatacataaaatacttGGAAACATTTGAGATAGTAAGTAGTCATCTGAACAAAATATATAACACTGCTCTAGTGTTTTtgtgatatttttatttatttattttttaaatctttcttACTGTGACTTTAAAACCTTAATTTTCACTTCTGGTTGAACTATaccttttaatatttttgatTGAATAAACATACCTCTCCTAAAATCAACCCTCAGTTTCTTGGattttttcttgtttctttgttttttatcctttttcttcttctttgttCTTGGTTCGGAATCTGATGAATCTGAAGATTCTGAGGAATCAGAAGATTCATCACTGGACACCTTCTCCTTGGATGCAGCAGTATTGGATGAAGATGCAGACAGTGTCTGTGCAGGAGACATTACGGCTTCATGCCTCAGAAGTGCTATGACAAAGAACAATTAGAAATAAGTGTAGAACAAAACTACAGGTAAAGACTTTTTACCACATTTAATTTAGGAATAAGTtacttaatttaaataaaattacttcTAATTACAAGTTGTAACTTACGGACTGCCAGAATTGTTCTTAAAGTTCATGACCCTAATACTCACCATCTTCCAATCTTGCTCTGAGAAAATGTTTGTCATCTGTCAGGGAGTCAACTTTTTCCTGAAGATGAAGAATCTTCTGCTTTTGCATCTCTATTGTTAGTTTTGCTTTGTCAAGAGCAATCTGCAAAGTGGGCGCACCTAATAAAAGAGAAATCAGAAACATGCAGCTTGGCTGAAAGCAGAATAAGAAAAATGTGGCCTACTTGAATTAGGCCTAAGTCAAAATACATAATTTACACCCTACACATAAACAGCCACATTTCTGTGAACCAAATTACACAAATGAAATATCTAAATTAAAATTTCAATCCAGCAATTCTCTTTTCCCATTTTGTCTGTAATGTTTACATGTTTCTTGCATAGCAACCTAGAGGGTACAAACAAACCTCCTGTTTCACTGGTTTGCTGTATTGCAGGCTGAAGTCCTGAaaccaacaacaacaaaactTATAATACAGCATTTGAACAAAGAAACAGGCAGAGTTTAAAAAGAGTTTTAAAGTTTTCAATCCTCATAACcagttatttaatttatttattcattcattgtaAAGATAAGTCCTaaattttgctttgtttttatgCAAACTGACCTGCGTATTTAcataatatttatattattcatGTTGATATTTGTAATGGAAAACAGCTACAAATACCACAGTTATTAGAGCAcatcgagtttttttttttttgcaaaaccaaaatatataatcaaaatgtaattaatttagaAAATGTGTACACACAGTACGTATACTTGAGTACACTTTAATATGGCAACAGTTTATAATAATTGAGTACACTTTATAACTTAATTACAATTTTTCCCTCAAATTCCTAATTGGCTCCTTATCAATAGTTAGTAGTTAAGGTATTAGTTAAGTTTAGGTATTGGGTAGGATTAGggatgtagcataagattatgTAGATAAGACAACAATATGTGCTTAATTAGTCGAATAAATGGCTAATATTCAAGTGCATGCCAATAAGCAACTAGTTAAGTGACCCTAAAATATGTTAAACGTCGACTTTAATACTTTTTATACCCCGGCGCTTACAAGCTAAGTGACAAAACACTGTTTAATATCTCAGGAAAGACAAATACCAATGAATGAAACTTTATGGATGTATCAGTAATTATATTAAATGACTTACTTTTTAACGAATTAGCTGTACTTTCAGTCTGAACATTCTTGCGTGCAGATACAACTACAGGGGGGAAGCAAGCATAGTTCAGTATTAAAAAAACACCTGAAAATATGTACAtaagcagggttgccaactcacaCATATGGCTTTGTCTGACATTAATAGGCTGCCCAACTAAACTTCACAACTATTTTACATCAATAATCCCTATGTTTTCACACTGTATTGGGGAGTAAACATTTCCATgctgtgaaatgtttttttgattgagaaCATTGATACCTTAAAATGACCAATCCCCTGATCAGTGCCCTTGACTTTTCATGTAGAGCTGACAGTTAAAAATGCCTGTCTGTATTAGAAACTGTAGACAAACGACGTGCATTGTTTATTGTAAtgaatactatattattttttcactgtgtaaagaataaaaaagcatataataaagcattatgattaatttaaatacataaaaaatggCATTGTTTTACAGGTAAAGCTTGAATTGATTAGGCCTTATTTAAATTAAGATTTTCAAGTAGCCTATCTTTTATAAACATCCCTTAGAATAAAACATTAACGTTACTGGTGTGCAAAACAACGTTTTACGATATGTCAGTGCAATCAGTTTTCAGCTAAAACAGCTCAAACATGCATTTAAGTGAGACTAGGCCTTGTCTGTGAAAACGGGACAATGAGTTACCAAAATCTCACTCAAGCCAGGCTACTCAAGTTTGCAAGCCTGGCAAAATTACATTAAACAACATGCATGTCACAAATACTTACCATATTCACCTGAGCTGTACTTGCTCTGTGTGGTAATTTTCCTCCCACAACGCGTTGCCTTTCTCTTCTCATCCATCTTGCTCAAATTTGTTGATTGGCGCGAAGCTATGCTTAATGGTGCGGTTGGCGCCACCCCATCGTCTTCGTGGTCTAATGACATAGCTTGGATTTTTATTACTGTAATTCCACTTCTAAACCCTACGTGAAGCTCTGGTGGGTCTTGGATATCTTTACAGTTATCCCAGTTTGTATACACATCCAAAGATGGTGCAATACCATAAAGTTTTACTTGGGTTAATGTTTGTATTACGTTTAAGCCCTTGCGCATGATTGAAGCAGGTTCTCATCGCACCGGAAATAGGCGGGGCAATCGCTGTTGTTTTTAGCGCCACCTTACCTGAGTTTAATTAGTTAGCGCCAATAGCTCTCTGGTTATGTTGCATTCAAAATTGCTGCTTTTTGCGATTCAGAAACCCACGACTAACAGGAAACGCAAGCTCATTAAATGGCTTCAACGTAAAAAGTTACTAGCAAGGAGAGTAAAGTGTTCAAGATGTGGCCATAATATGACAATGGAGAGAAATAGAAGACATGTCGACGGTTTTCATTGGTAAGTTAAACAAATTACAGATTTGATGTTTACATGATACactattgatttttttcccatggATATTATAGGTCTACAACCTAAAAAAGTCCTTAAAAGTTTTAAATGTCGTAAATACGGTTTTCCTAATTAGCGTCTTAAAACGACTTAAATCTAGATTCGATAGGTCTTATTTGGGTGATATTACCACGAAAAAATTTCCACAAATATCTGTCGATATCGATAAACGTCTTCTATATATAAATTTGAATCTGGCCGCAGATGAAAAACTTGCGTTGCCTAATATCACGCCGCCCCACCTCCCCATTCAGGTGAGTTTTTATTAGGGTTGGAGCTGAACTCTGCAGGGTtgcagctctccaggaccgggaTTCGCCACCCTGGCCTATGAGATATTGTGTGTGTTTGAATAATACGGCGGCAAATCTATTCCATTAATAACCGAGCGCACCACTAATGCTGGCGCGTGACATGTACTCTACGCGCGATTCTATTCATCTAAGTTTGAACAGTTTCCCCCTAAGTTAAATGTGTTGTCATTCGTGTAATGATAAGCTGTCAACAATGttaatgattttattaatattaatttatatttgTTGCCTGCAGAACCTATGAGTTTCCTACATTACTATATAAAAAAAGATGCATCCAACAATCAGAATATTGCTTGGGGGGTAGGTTTCAAGCTTATAAAAtcgataattatctgcatatgAAAACAATAGAGTCATAATAAAACATAAGTTTAATGCCTTCATTAAGATAGCTAAGTGTGCGTGTATTTCCATTGCAGGTTTGGTCTTAAATTTCATGTAAAGTGGTATTAAAAAGGTCTTAAGTCTTTAATTTAACGTGTTCATATCTGACACCATGAATACATTCTCTCCACGCTGCAGTGTTTCAGGCAGCTTTGCCACAAAGACTTTAATAGGTTCTTATAATAAAACAGGCTTTATATCTTGTTAAAAGTTTATATTTTACATGTTATCATGTTTGTATTTTATGTTACAGAAATAATGATAGTTCTGAGAGTTAGGGAAAAGAAAAAATGTTATCAATGTGTGTTAAAAATACTTTTGTCTACATAACcgtgttttgttattgttaaCAAAACAATATTGTTTGTTATTTATCATCATCACAGGATGTGCAGACATAAAAGTCATCGAGGCAAGAAAACCAGCCGATCAGTGCGAGTCGGGTCTCTCTTTGAGAAATCAAAACTCAGCTTGTCATCTTGGCTAATGTTCATTTACAGGTGAGTCTGTTATTGGACAGCTGAGAAGGTATAGTATAATATTACAATCCATTTCAAAGTTCTTTGATTGTTTTAATTTTGACAACTCAGCTTTCCATCATCATTGAGTCATTATTGTGTACTTCACAGGTTCACTCAGGGGTTACGGATCAGACAAATTGATATGATGCAAGATGGCATTGCAAAAAGCTCCAAAACACTCTCTAAGATGGCTCGTATCATGAGGAATGTTTGCCACTGTGCTATGAAACGATTCAGAAGAAGACATGGACAGATGATTGGAAGTGCTCTGGAATTTGCCGTTCTTGATGAAAGTAACTTTCGTCATAAAAGAAAGGTAAATTTAGAACCTATAAGGCAAATTCACACTGCATTTGCTGACCACTATTGTTGTCAtttgaacatttctaattggcATTTATTTGGTTTTGGAATGTCTGTGATGTCTACTTGCTTACGATTTCTAGTAACATATAAATAATGTACAGGTACACATCTGTTTTTCTCTCTTCTGTTTTCTTTTATTCTAGAAATAAGCAACTGAGTGTATATGTAAACCTTGTGTGTTTTGAAATAAAAATCAGCCACACTTGTATATAGCTCCCCCAGACTTTCCTTTAATTTGTTACCCATCTGTATGTGTAAACATGTTAAATGAATATAATGATAATGtagtatttcttttttttaattacatatTTAACTTTTACAGTATGGACGAGGGAGAGCATCAACAACATGGAGGCGAAAGAAATGGGTGTTTGGCATTCTAGGTGTGAGGAATAAACACAGACACCCAATCTTGCGGCTTGTGAAAAGAAGATCAAGAACACACCTCGTCCCCATAGTTGTGAAACATGTGCGTCCAGGCACTACCATTATTTCAGATGAGTGGAGAGCCTACCGGGGTGCTTTGGCCAGCATGGGCTACAGACATTTCACAGTAAACCATTCCCAGTGGTTTGTAGACCCACACAGTGGAGCTCACTCACAACACATTGAAAGAGCGTGGCTGACATACAAAACGAACGTATGGAGACTAAGAGGAAATAGGACAGAGAAGATGCTAAAAGAACACCTCTCACTCATAGAGTGGACTCACTGGCTTGGGGAAAAACATAAGCAGGGACCACTTGGGCGCATAATAAAAGACATATGCCATCAATTTCTTGTTTAGAGGAC contains:
- the LOC125715675 gene encoding coiled-coil domain-containing protein 106-like, coding for MRKGLNVIQTLTQVKLYGIAPSLDVYTNWDNCKDIQDPPELHVGFRSGITVIKIQAMSLDHEDDGVAPTAPLSIASRQSTNLSKMDEKRKATRCGRKITTQSKYSSGEYVVSARKNVQTESTANSLKRLQPAIQQTSETGGAPTLQIALDKAKLTIEMQKQKILHLQEKVDSLTDDKHFLRARLEDALLRHEAVMSPAQTLSASSSNTAASKEKVSSDESSDSSESSDSSDSEPRTKKKKKDKKQRNKKKSKKLRVDFRRVKNPEDSIKRYHKVLHLVNGGFTKAEAYNKMNVDRNTIVMQAPIAELAVANPEEYKALRATFKMGESIQKFSDVCLARCLDQPNVDMIKKLKESSALLDISKK
- the LOC125715682 gene encoding uncharacterized protein LOC125715682; protein product: MLHSKLLLFAIQKPTTNRKRKLIKWLQRKKLLARRVKCSRCGHNMTMERNRRHVDGFHWMCRHKSHRGKKTSRSVRVGSLFEKSKLSLSSWLMFIYRFTQGLRIRQIDMMQDGIAKSSKTLSKMARIMRNVCHCAMKRFRRRHGQMIGSALEFAVLDESNFRHKRKYGRGRASTTWRRKKWVFGILGVRNKHRHPILRLVKRRSRTHLVPIVVKHVRPGTTIISDEWRAYRGALASMGYRHFTVNHSQWFVDPHSGAHSQHIERAWLTYKTNVWRLRGNRTEKMLKEHLSLIEWTHWLGEKHKQGPLGRIIKDICHQFLV